One window of the Chitinophaga niabensis genome contains the following:
- a CDS encoding RagB/SusD family nutrient uptake outer membrane protein — protein sequence MKKLSFLYIVAGALLFTACDESLDIEPTDQLTDASVWKTPTNAGLFLNDIYNNLNPGPQSTVFTNVPSEISNDPLDNFSDNSISGPIAGIPSYVNFAQGSYGPSTPIFTPHWKNMYTNIRKCNVFIQNVSASSFDDATKKSFLAQAKFLRAYYYKSLMDLYGGVPIITVPLNREEQGDAIFNPRNTYEECVAFIQKECEEAAVDLPLTVAAKDAGRATKGAAWALKGEQELYAGKWPEAAATNLKIMQSGAGYDLFGDYGQLFLPANENNKEVIFDIQYAANIKGEIKEKYWNPVKVSDGGGWGAVNPTQDLVDEYEFLDGKTEAEGSTLFDPANPYKNRDKRFEATIIYDGATWKNGIIYTRLGVPNNSNELDASGAGGKGRTGYFLKKMVDPAIVPGVSAGANSIIWRYAEVLLNYAEAQNEAVGPDQSVYDAMKKVRVRAGLPELPANLTQAEMRMRIRRERRIEMAFEGKRLFDLWRWRTAEQIFSKSLRAMKITVTGGNLVYEKVNAGGGKIAFDASKNYLMPIPQTVIAQNPKILQNPKY from the coding sequence ATGAAAAAATTATCCTTCTTATATATAGTAGCGGGCGCATTGTTGTTCACTGCCTGTGACGAATCGCTTGACATTGAGCCAACAGATCAGCTAACGGATGCTTCTGTTTGGAAAACACCAACCAATGCAGGTTTGTTCCTCAATGATATCTATAACAACCTGAACCCTGGCCCACAATCTACCGTGTTCACAAACGTGCCTTCAGAGATCAGTAACGATCCTTTGGATAACTTCTCCGATAACAGTATCAGTGGCCCTATTGCAGGGATCCCTTCTTATGTGAACTTTGCACAGGGTTCCTACGGACCGTCAACACCTATCTTTACGCCACACTGGAAGAACATGTACACCAATATCCGGAAGTGTAATGTGTTTATTCAGAATGTATCGGCATCCAGCTTTGATGATGCCACCAAGAAAAGCTTCCTGGCACAGGCAAAATTCTTAAGAGCATATTATTATAAATCCCTGATGGACCTGTATGGCGGTGTGCCCATTATTACCGTTCCGCTCAACAGGGAAGAGCAGGGCGATGCCATTTTTAATCCAAGAAATACTTACGAAGAATGTGTGGCTTTCATTCAGAAAGAGTGTGAAGAAGCTGCGGTAGATCTTCCTTTAACTGTTGCTGCAAAAGATGCCGGCCGTGCTACCAAAGGTGCTGCATGGGCATTGAAAGGTGAGCAGGAATTGTATGCAGGTAAATGGCCGGAAGCTGCTGCCACTAACCTGAAGATCATGCAGTCCGGTGCAGGGTACGATCTGTTTGGCGATTATGGCCAGTTGTTCTTACCTGCCAACGAGAATAACAAAGAAGTGATCTTTGATATTCAGTATGCTGCCAACATCAAAGGTGAGATCAAAGAAAAGTACTGGAATCCTGTAAAGGTTTCTGATGGTGGTGGATGGGGTGCTGTGAATCCTACGCAGGACCTGGTAGATGAATATGAATTCCTGGATGGTAAAACAGAAGCCGAGGGATCCACTTTATTCGATCCTGCCAATCCATACAAGAACAGGGATAAACGTTTTGAAGCAACCATCATTTATGATGGCGCTACCTGGAAGAATGGTATCATCTATACCCGCCTGGGTGTTCCTAATAACAGTAATGAGCTGGATGCTTCCGGTGCAGGTGGTAAAGGACGTACCGGTTATTTCCTGAAGAAGATGGTAGACCCTGCTATTGTTCCCGGTGTTAGTGCCGGCGCCAATTCTATCATATGGCGGTATGCAGAGGTATTGCTGAACTATGCGGAAGCACAGAATGAAGCAGTGGGCCCTGATCAATCTGTATACGATGCTATGAAGAAAGTACGTGTCAGAGCCGGCCTGCCTGAATTACCTGCGAACCTTACTCAGGCAGAAATGCGTATGAGGATCAGAAGGGAACGCAGGATAGAAATGGCTTTTGAAGGTAAACGTTTGTTTGATCTCTGGAGGTGGAGAACCGCAGAACAGATCTTCAGCAAATCATTACGTGCCATGAAAATAACTGTAACAGGTGGAAACCTGGTATATGAAAAGGTAAATGCAGGTGGTGGAAAGATCGCATTCGATGCATCCAAGAACTACCTGATGCCTATTCCACAAACAGTTATTGCACAGAACCCTAAAATATTGCAGAACC
- a CDS encoding SusC/RagA family TonB-linked outer membrane protein, whose product MRLTLIAVFLFCMQLSAKVYSQKDVKLSLEAKDIRFSKALDKIETATGCRFFYNSKEVSLNKLVSISTNGTQKLTDVLSLLLAPMNLNYRLLSDSVIAITASPDTRFALLKGTVKDSKGVALPGVTIVVKGTNKGTSTNTEGQFALDVPDNAVLVITYIGFQNQEQTVNGRTSIDIILQDEAKGLNEIIVVGYGTQKKAFTTAAISTVKSEDIARNPVANMNNSIAGRVSGVLAFQNSGEPGEDASLIRVRGVGTTGSRNGPLTIVDGIPRNFSQISPNEIETITVLKDAAAIAPYGLAGANGVILITSKRGKQGKSQLSFGTWYGLQSPTQYPHYLDAYGFASTLNVANKNAGLAPAYTDAQLQKYRDHSDPDHYPDVDWMKEVIDFEAPMNQQNLTFSGGSEKMRFYSSLARLYQQGSVDVINYTRYNLATNLDVNATKSTIVSLDIKGTFEVTKNPGSQSGTGIYTSVTKNSPLLATPLKFSNGLPGNGLLPSIYESGYNRKKENIFFSQLSIEQFVPEVPGLSFKAVAAYDKNYNTNKQWQLPYTIYSLNAQDQFIPTKAGVVAPSLSQGFDEAINTTLQGYITYKRSFGKHGLNALVVGELRQGNNNSFDASRLNYQVALDELSLGSSSKNDLDNSGSSASYKQLGFVYRLGYDFNQKYIAEFSGRYDGHYYFAPGKRFAFFPAVSLGWRLSEEKFIKDNYKWIDNLKLRGSYGVSGNLAGSPFQYLSSYGLNSSYGFGGTQFTQVQGVFERSEPNPNITWETAKKSDIGLEALLFGGKLGFEVDFFKERRSDMLVTPNAVVPVEYGIGISQVNAGIMDNQGFDFSINSSNTFKNGLILNAGFNFSYAKNKLVQTFENASTLNDPNRRRTGRPLDTQFGLKAIGLFQSQAEIDAAPPQFGKLIPGDIRYADINGDKKIDDNDQVVIGDPAFPQLIFGLTYNLAWKGIDLSMMWQGAAKSSFQLTNEASLPYFNGAKIFKEQLDYWTPENRDAKYPVILPSPNTNSQQVSSFWQRDGAYLRLKSAELGYTIPAHLTNRLRMSSVRIYTAGQNLLTFSAEKYLDPEIGVSSASKRARYYFQQKVFSFGINVNF is encoded by the coding sequence ATGCGACTTACGCTCATTGCTGTTTTTCTATTTTGCATGCAGTTGTCCGCCAAAGTATACTCTCAGAAGGACGTTAAACTCTCATTAGAAGCGAAAGATATCAGATTTTCAAAGGCGCTTGATAAAATTGAGACTGCTACAGGATGCCGTTTTTTCTATAATTCAAAAGAGGTTTCTCTCAATAAGCTGGTGTCCATCAGCACCAACGGTACCCAGAAATTAACGGATGTATTATCCCTCCTGCTGGCTCCCATGAACCTGAACTACCGGTTATTGTCGGACAGTGTGATTGCCATCACAGCTTCCCCTGATACCCGTTTTGCGTTGCTGAAGGGAACAGTAAAAGACAGTAAAGGCGTTGCTTTACCTGGTGTAACGATCGTGGTAAAAGGCACCAATAAAGGAACTTCTACCAATACAGAAGGACAGTTTGCGTTGGATGTGCCAGACAATGCAGTACTGGTGATCACTTATATCGGTTTCCAGAACCAGGAACAAACAGTGAATGGAAGAACTTCAATAGATATTATTTTACAGGATGAGGCGAAGGGGCTGAATGAGATCATTGTAGTAGGTTATGGTACACAGAAAAAAGCATTCACCACGGCCGCGATTTCTACAGTGAAAAGTGAGGACATTGCCAGGAACCCTGTAGCCAATATGAATAACAGCATCGCAGGCCGGGTTTCCGGTGTGCTGGCTTTTCAGAATAGTGGTGAACCGGGAGAAGATGCATCCCTGATCAGGGTGAGAGGTGTTGGAACAACCGGTAGCCGCAATGGGCCATTAACGATTGTGGATGGTATCCCCCGTAATTTTTCCCAGATCTCTCCCAACGAAATTGAAACCATCACGGTATTGAAAGATGCAGCGGCGATTGCACCTTATGGTCTGGCTGGCGCGAATGGTGTGATACTGATCACCTCCAAAAGAGGTAAGCAGGGTAAAAGCCAGCTGAGCTTTGGTACCTGGTACGGGTTGCAAAGTCCTACCCAATACCCGCACTACCTGGATGCTTATGGTTTTGCTTCCACTTTGAATGTGGCAAATAAAAATGCAGGCCTTGCTCCCGCTTATACAGATGCACAGTTGCAGAAGTACAGGGACCATTCCGATCCTGATCATTATCCTGATGTTGACTGGATGAAGGAAGTGATAGACTTTGAAGCACCGATGAATCAACAGAACCTCACTTTTTCCGGTGGCTCTGAAAAGATGCGCTTTTATAGTTCACTGGCCCGCCTTTATCAGCAGGGCTCTGTGGATGTGATCAATTATACCCGGTATAACTTAGCCACTAACCTGGATGTGAACGCTACAAAATCCACCATTGTTTCCTTAGATATTAAAGGCACTTTTGAAGTAACCAAGAACCCCGGTTCACAAAGCGGAACAGGGATCTATACCTCCGTTACTAAAAACTCCCCTTTACTCGCTACCCCGCTGAAATTCTCCAATGGTCTGCCAGGTAATGGCCTGTTGCCTTCCATTTATGAAAGCGGTTATAACAGGAAGAAAGAAAACATTTTCTTCTCCCAACTTTCCATCGAACAATTTGTACCAGAAGTACCCGGCCTTTCATTCAAAGCTGTAGCAGCGTACGACAAGAATTACAACACCAACAAACAGTGGCAGCTTCCCTACACCATTTATTCTCTAAATGCGCAGGACCAGTTCATCCCCACCAAAGCTGGTGTGGTAGCTCCCAGTTTAAGCCAGGGATTTGATGAAGCGATCAATACCACTTTACAGGGTTATATCACTTACAAACGCAGTTTTGGTAAACATGGCCTTAATGCATTGGTGGTAGGTGAACTCCGCCAGGGTAATAACAACTCGTTTGATGCTTCCCGCCTGAACTACCAGGTAGCATTGGATGAACTGTCTCTCGGCAGCTCTTCCAAAAACGACCTTGACAACAGCGGCTCTTCTGCTTCTTATAAACAACTGGGATTTGTATACAGGTTAGGGTATGACTTTAACCAAAAGTATATCGCGGAGTTTTCTGGTCGTTATGACGGGCACTATTACTTTGCGCCCGGCAAAAGGTTCGCTTTCTTCCCGGCCGTTTCTTTGGGATGGAGATTGTCTGAAGAAAAATTCATCAAGGATAATTACAAATGGATCGATAACCTGAAACTTCGTGGTTCTTATGGCGTGTCCGGTAACCTGGCAGGTTCTCCCTTCCAATACCTCAGCAGCTACGGTTTGAACAGCAGCTACGGCTTCGGTGGCACCCAGTTCACACAGGTACAGGGTGTTTTTGAAAGAAGTGAACCCAATCCTAATATCACCTGGGAAACAGCGAAAAAATCAGACATTGGCCTGGAGGCTTTACTGTTCGGTGGTAAACTTGGATTTGAAGTAGACTTCTTTAAAGAAAGGCGTTCAGATATGCTGGTAACACCCAATGCCGTTGTGCCCGTAGAATATGGTATCGGTATTTCACAGGTGAACGCGGGTATCATGGATAACCAGGGTTTTGATTTCTCTATCAACTCTTCCAATACTTTCAAAAACGGGCTGATCCTGAATGCAGGTTTCAATTTCTCCTACGCCAAAAACAAACTGGTACAGACATTTGAAAACGCGTCTACCTTAAACGACCCGAACAGAAGACGTACGGGCAGACCATTGGATACGCAGTTTGGTTTGAAAGCAATTGGCCTTTTCCAATCACAGGCAGAGATCGATGCAGCACCTCCTCAGTTCGGCAAACTGATCCCCGGCGATATCAGGTATGCAGATATCAATGGTGATAAAAAGATTGATGATAATGACCAGGTGGTGATCGGTGATCCTGCATTCCCGCAATTGATCTTTGGCTTAACATACAATCTTGCCTGGAAAGGAATTGACCTGAGCATGATGTGGCAGGGTGCAGCGAAGAGCAGTTTTCAATTGACGAACGAAGCTTCACTGCCTTACTTCAACGGTGCCAAGATCTTTAAAGAACAACTGGATTACTGGACACCTGAGAACAGGGATGCCAAATATCCTGTGATCCTCCCTTCTCCCAATACCAACAGCCAGCAGGTTTCCTCTTTCTGGCAAAGGGATGGTGCTTACCTGAGATTGAAGAGTGCAGAACTGGGATACACTATTCCTGCTCATCTTACCAACAGGTTAAGGATGTCTTCCGTACGGATCTATACTGCGGGTCAGAACCTGCTCACTTTCTCTGCTGAAAAATACCTCGATCCTGAGATCGGTGTGAGCAGTGCCAGTAAAAGGGCGCGCTATTATTTCCAGCAAAAAGTGTTCTCTTTTGGTATCAACGTAAACTTCTAA
- a CDS encoding FecR family protein: MKDTNRIWFLMGKELSHSITLEEEEELRALLASEPELWYSYELIQAVYQMDDVTQEYVQEIKSLLDNRIEPERLNLILLTKLEETDRQVQPAAPSKYRYLYRFAAVFAGVAVFSLAAWLIFKPAVVKEAAVVAMHEIVAPKGARKHITLADGTTVWLNAGSKLSYPANFSLTKREVYLSGEAYFKVVHHDEYNFIVHTAEADIKDLGTTFNVKAYEGSSRTETTLIEGSLEVSLRKDPAKKMLMVPREKLVLQHKEPTLSKEVKVFEVSTIVPFEKTNDIVETAWVENKLIFRNERFESLALMMERRYNVSIIIKDKAIKEYQLTGIFRNENLTQALKLLQVIAPFKFKVNNEQVVIYK, encoded by the coding sequence ATGAAAGATACCAACAGGATCTGGTTCTTGATGGGTAAAGAATTATCCCATTCCATCACATTAGAGGAGGAAGAAGAACTAAGAGCACTGCTGGCTTCTGAGCCTGAATTATGGTATTCCTACGAACTGATCCAGGCAGTTTACCAGATGGATGATGTTACACAGGAATATGTGCAGGAGATCAAATCATTGTTGGATAACAGGATAGAGCCGGAAAGACTGAACTTAATATTATTAACAAAACTGGAAGAAACAGACCGGCAGGTGCAGCCTGCGGCCCCTTCAAAATACAGGTACCTATACCGCTTTGCTGCTGTTTTTGCAGGTGTTGCAGTATTCTCACTGGCAGCATGGCTGATCTTTAAACCGGCCGTGGTAAAAGAAGCGGCAGTGGTGGCCATGCATGAGATTGTGGCACCTAAAGGAGCCAGGAAACATATTACACTGGCAGATGGTACAACGGTATGGCTGAATGCCGGCAGTAAACTGAGCTATCCCGCTAATTTTAGTCTTACTAAAAGGGAAGTATACCTGAGCGGGGAGGCTTATTTTAAAGTGGTCCATCACGATGAATACAACTTTATTGTTCATACCGCCGAAGCGGATATTAAAGACCTGGGCACCACCTTCAATGTAAAAGCCTATGAAGGAAGTTCGAGAACAGAAACCACATTAATAGAAGGCTCCCTGGAAGTGTCGCTCCGGAAAGACCCGGCAAAGAAAATGCTGATGGTACCCAGGGAAAAGCTGGTGTTGCAGCATAAAGAACCAACGCTATCAAAAGAAGTAAAGGTCTTTGAAGTGTCTACCATTGTACCATTCGAGAAAACAAACGATATCGTGGAAACAGCATGGGTAGAGAATAAACTCATTTTCAGGAATGAACGCTTTGAAAGCCTCGCCCTGATGATGGAAAGAAGATATAATGTTTCGATCATTATTAAAGACAAGGCCATTAAAGAATACCAGCTTACCGGCATCTTCAGGAATGAGAACCTGACGCAAGCGCTGAAACTCCTACAGGTTATCGCACCTTTTAAATTTAAAGTTAATAATGAACAGGTTGTTATTTATAAGTAG
- a CDS encoding RNA polymerase sigma-70 factor translates to MMESVTQIFIDLIAEKKDGDAYKFLYKQYQPVLLQFATAYLKAKEPAEEIVNDVLYKVWQKKENIAGISNLRAFLFTAVRNACLNLMVKLKEEQSFLSGIPVQDLTAIDPESIVISTELSDCIRNAIQSLPPRCRQIYEMVRIEGLRNKDVAEQLDLSVNTIDVQLAIALKKLVQAVSTFNRQGLSKKY, encoded by the coding sequence ATGATGGAGTCTGTTACTCAAATCTTTATTGATCTGATTGCTGAAAAGAAGGACGGGGATGCATACAAGTTTTTGTACAAGCAATACCAGCCTGTGCTTTTGCAATTTGCCACGGCTTATCTGAAGGCAAAAGAGCCTGCGGAGGAGATCGTGAACGATGTGCTGTACAAGGTTTGGCAGAAGAAAGAAAACATTGCAGGCATCAGTAATCTCCGGGCTTTTCTCTTTACCGCCGTGAGAAATGCCTGCCTAAACCTGATGGTAAAACTAAAAGAAGAACAGTCCTTTTTATCCGGTATACCTGTACAGGACCTCACTGCCATTGACCCCGAAAGCATTGTTATTTCCACCGAACTCAGCGACTGCATCAGAAATGCCATCCAGTCCCTCCCCCCAAGATGCCGGCAGATCTATGAAATGGTGCGCATAGAAGGACTGCGCAACAAAGATGTGGCCGAACAACTCGATCTTTCCGTTAATACCATTGATGTACAACTGGCCATTGCCCTCAAAAAACTGGTGCAGGCCGTGAGCACTTTCAACCGCCAGGGGCTTTCAAAAAAATATTGA
- a CDS encoding DUF3575 domain-containing protein, with product MLRFLCLFLFIANLAMAQDKKFRWPKRPKPRPAPVVIPPKPGLVISTNLFSLHELEGGPSLAFEYRASLHWAVVLEGTALLYTLEEEGNGKGFRIQPELRYYFPGKHRSFRGFFSLQGTYKQTTFQDSTFREVLSGSGPTGIDYEPVYYEAKKQVFAGAANIGFQARFGRKDRFMVEMYAGLGLKFKDIFGKPAGTVEPMDKVIEIIPRFEEPGTYLHIPMGVRMGYCF from the coding sequence ATGTTACGCTTCCTTTGCCTGTTCCTTTTCATAGCCAATTTAGCTATGGCGCAAGACAAAAAGTTCCGCTGGCCAAAACGCCCTAAGCCAAGACCAGCTCCTGTTGTGATCCCGCCGAAGCCCGGCCTGGTTATCAGTACCAATCTCTTTTCTTTGCATGAATTAGAGGGCGGGCCCAGCCTGGCTTTCGAATATCGCGCTTCCCTGCATTGGGCGGTGGTACTGGAAGGAACGGCTTTGTTATACACTTTAGAGGAAGAGGGCAATGGCAAGGGTTTTCGTATCCAGCCTGAATTAAGATATTATTTCCCCGGCAAACACAGGAGCTTTAGAGGATTTTTCAGCCTGCAGGGAACTTATAAGCAGACAACATTCCAGGACAGTACTTTTAGAGAGGTACTCAGTGGCAGCGGTCCTACCGGCATCGATTATGAACCGGTGTATTATGAGGCTAAGAAACAAGTGTTTGCGGGCGCTGCTAATATAGGTTTCCAGGCACGTTTTGGAAGAAAAGATCGCTTCATGGTAGAAATGTATGCAGGACTGGGTTTAAAGTTCAAGGACATTTTCGGGAAACCTGCCGGCACTGTAGAACCAATGGATAAGGTAATAGAGATCATCCCCAGATTCGAGGAGCCCGGAACCTATCTGCATATACCTATGGGCGTACGGATGGGATATTGTTTTTAA
- a CDS encoding WG repeat-containing protein, which translates to MKPLYFILLCLISGTAYSQEETPIYKEPEKLPFKDAKPTQQNGKMGLLNTRTIELLIPFEYDQIEKITDAFPYVIAKQQGGFGVLNAQGKVIIPFEYQQLEFYNISSKDHFEEALSSNDFVFKVKKNGLFGFIDIRHKQVLAIQYDKFNYYEKGQPFPASMGGKWGIINLQGEIKVPFQYEEMEGIDNAYVVKQKGLKGIISKEGKVLLANRYASIDRYRNSDSKPLRYYIVTDNSKKGLWDAKAKTLCIPPAYDKIEDACDGNFIVTSNNKYGVINTQNHPLLLIEYDLLKFLSLKDSKQPLLAMLKGKYGLIDLSKKKLADFQYDDIQSLSGGFYKVCNNGQCKAIDAQGRVITKASYDHIGVFVDGEASVFKGKEMSTINTQGDPGRFSPLDGGGYSNLKTLLEAFVTAVNSKNDSTLRAFCKNVTADQHTVAFLERSGFKDSPLLYDLRTKAYTLENIPDMWFERLKRHIAKLNDLQYIDNGRTYLQNEQLSVESVVGPTTFKSGDKEVKINLGGLMRIDGIWKAFSYPYLRD; encoded by the coding sequence ATGAAACCGCTGTATTTTATCCTGCTTTGCCTCATCTCCGGCACTGCCTATTCCCAGGAAGAAACTCCTATATACAAAGAACCGGAAAAGCTTCCCTTTAAAGACGCAAAACCTACACAACAAAATGGAAAGATGGGTTTGCTTAATACAAGAACTATAGAGCTCCTGATCCCATTCGAATACGATCAGATAGAGAAGATCACAGATGCTTTCCCCTATGTAATTGCTAAACAGCAGGGAGGTTTCGGCGTACTGAATGCACAGGGAAAAGTGATCATCCCTTTCGAATACCAGCAACTGGAGTTCTATAATATCTCTTCTAAAGATCATTTTGAGGAAGCGCTTTCCTCCAATGATTTTGTATTTAAAGTAAAGAAAAATGGATTATTCGGTTTCATCGATATACGGCATAAACAAGTGCTCGCTATTCAATACGACAAGTTCAATTATTATGAAAAAGGCCAGCCCTTCCCGGCCTCCATGGGAGGGAAATGGGGGATCATCAATTTACAGGGGGAAATAAAAGTTCCTTTTCAGTATGAAGAAATGGAAGGCATAGACAATGCATACGTTGTAAAACAGAAAGGTCTGAAAGGCATTATATCAAAAGAAGGAAAGGTACTCTTAGCAAACCGGTACGCATCTATTGATCGTTATAGGAATAGCGATTCCAAACCTTTGCGGTACTACATTGTTACAGATAATTCAAAAAAGGGCCTGTGGGATGCAAAGGCAAAAACACTGTGTATACCTCCTGCATACGACAAAATAGAAGATGCCTGCGATGGCAACTTCATCGTAACATCCAATAATAAATATGGAGTGATCAATACACAGAACCATCCACTTCTCCTTATCGAATATGACCTGTTGAAGTTTTTGTCTCTTAAAGACAGTAAACAGCCCCTATTGGCTATGCTAAAGGGAAAATATGGCCTGATCGATCTGTCAAAAAAGAAGCTGGCCGATTTTCAGTATGACGATATTCAAAGTTTATCCGGAGGATTCTACAAGGTGTGCAACAATGGTCAATGCAAAGCAATAGATGCACAAGGCCGTGTGATCACGAAAGCGTCCTATGATCATATTGGCGTTTTTGTAGATGGTGAAGCAAGTGTTTTTAAGGGAAAAGAAATGAGCACCATCAATACCCAGGGAGATCCCGGTAGATTCAGTCCATTGGATGGCGGAGGTTACTCAAACCTGAAAACCCTGCTTGAAGCATTTGTAACTGCCGTCAATTCAAAGAATGACTCCACGCTCCGCGCATTCTGCAAAAATGTAACGGCAGACCAACACACCGTAGCATTTTTAGAACGAAGCGGCTTCAAAGATTCGCCGCTTTTATATGACCTCCGCACTAAAGCATATACACTTGAAAATATTCCGGACATGTGGTTTGAGCGGTTGAAACGGCACATCGCAAAGCTGAACGATTTACAGTATATAGATAACGGCAGAACCTACCTGCAAAATGAACAACTCTCCGTGGAAAGTGTGGTAGGGCCAACAACATTTAAATCCGGAGACAAAGAAGTAAAGATCAACCTCGGAGGCTTGATGAGGATAGATGGAATATGGAAGGCCTTCTCATATCCTTATCTGAGGGATTAG
- a CDS encoding ion transporter: MKQESPDTTAVRSWQSRLHEVIYESHTKAGKIFDVTLLAFIIISIIIVMLDSVEELHETYGRFFFIMEWFFTLAFTAEYILRLLCIRRPFRYVFSVLGIIDLLAIIPSYLSFLYIGAQSLLVLRALRLLRVFRIFRLVHFLSEMRFLYVAVTNSVRKISIFILFVLSTVVILGSVIYLVEGRTNGFTSIPQSVYWAIVTITTVGYGDIAPVTPLGKIIASFIMLLGYGIIAVPTGIVTTEMALAAKNQKQESQACPSCGREGHDHDARFCKYCSAKL, encoded by the coding sequence ATGAAACAGGAAAGCCCAGATACTACAGCTGTTCGCTCATGGCAATCCAGGTTGCATGAAGTCATTTACGAATCTCACACCAAAGCCGGAAAAATATTCGATGTCACCCTGCTGGCTTTTATTATTATCAGTATTATAATAGTGATGCTGGACAGTGTGGAAGAACTACATGAAACTTATGGCAGGTTCTTCTTTATCATGGAATGGTTTTTCACTTTGGCTTTTACTGCAGAATACATCCTAAGGCTGCTCTGCATCCGCAGGCCCTTCAGGTATGTGTTCAGTGTATTGGGTATTATAGATCTGCTGGCTATTATTCCCAGCTATCTGAGTTTTCTATATATCGGCGCACAATCTTTACTGGTGCTCCGGGCATTGCGTTTATTAAGAGTATTCCGGATATTCCGGCTGGTGCATTTTTTATCAGAGATGCGCTTTTTATACGTAGCAGTAACAAACAGTGTCCGGAAGATCAGCATTTTCATTTTGTTTGTGCTCAGTACTGTTGTTATCCTTGGTTCTGTGATATACCTGGTAGAAGGCCGCACCAATGGATTCACCAGCATCCCTCAATCTGTTTACTGGGCTATTGTTACTATTACAACGGTAGGTTATGGGGATATAGCACCTGTTACTCCGCTTGGTAAGATCATCGCCAGTTTTATTATGTTGCTGGGTTATGGCATCATAGCAGTACCTACCGGGATTGTTACTACGGAGATGGCGCTTGCCGCTAAAAATCAAAAGCAGGAAAGCCAGGCTTGTCCTTCCTGTGGGCGGGAAGGGCATGATCATGATGCCAGGTTTTGTAAGTATTGTTCTGCGAAGCTTTGA